Proteins from a single region of Lentimicrobium saccharophilum:
- a CDS encoding pirin family protein, whose product MSTIEMIIPERAAGIGNFQVGRLLPFRQKRAVGPFVFLDHMGPATLAANENLDVLPHPHIGLSTLTYLFEGAIIHRDSIGSVAEIQPGAVNWMTAGKGVVHSERTPEYLRNTEKKLHGLQFWVGLPKEYEETEPSFIHIEADKIPAWTEDHLQFRLIAGEAFGRKSPVPVFSRLYFAEIKCNTARLADLSGALYGESALFILEGAVRIEGITYGPDQILVTKESQRCSFEMEAGSTVYVFGGDPFAEERYIDWNFVSSDKNRLLAAREDWIHQRFPMPPGETETVPYPGPG is encoded by the coding sequence ATGTCAACCATAGAAATGATTATCCCGGAAAGGGCCGCCGGCATCGGAAACTTTCAGGTAGGCCGGTTGCTGCCTTTTCGTCAGAAACGCGCGGTAGGCCCTTTTGTTTTCCTCGACCACATGGGGCCGGCCACGCTGGCAGCAAACGAAAACCTGGACGTTCTGCCGCACCCCCATATCGGACTTTCCACCCTCACCTACCTGTTTGAAGGCGCCATTATACACCGCGACAGCATCGGCAGCGTGGCGGAGATACAACCCGGGGCCGTTAACTGGATGACAGCCGGCAAAGGCGTGGTACATTCCGAAAGAACGCCGGAGTATCTGCGGAACACGGAGAAAAAACTGCACGGGTTGCAGTTCTGGGTGGGACTGCCAAAGGAATATGAAGAGACGGAGCCCTCGTTTATCCATATCGAAGCGGATAAAATCCCGGCCTGGACGGAAGATCATCTTCAGTTCAGGCTGATCGCCGGCGAGGCCTTCGGAAGAAAATCACCGGTTCCGGTCTTCAGCAGGCTTTACTTTGCCGAAATAAAATGTAACACCGCCCGGCTGGCAGACCTCAGCGGCGCGCTGTATGGCGAAAGCGCCCTGTTTATCCTTGAAGGCGCCGTCCGCATCGAAGGCATCACCTACGGCCCGGACCAGATCCTTGTGACAAAGGAGAGCCAACGGTGCAGCTTTGAAATGGAAGCAGGCAGCACGGTTTATGTTTTCGGGGGCGATCCTTTCGCCGAAGAACGTTACATCGACTGGAACTTTGTATCCTCCGACAAAAACCGCCTGCTGGCGGCCAGGGAAGACTGGATCCATCAGCGCTTCCCCATGCCGCCCGGCGAAACGGAGACCGTCCCCTACCCCGGCCCGGGATAA
- a CDS encoding ATP-binding protein has protein sequence MFLNRQKEIERIQQSLQRKKPQFIVIYGRRRCGKSTLLQQILPHETIYFSADLREAPLQISAFARQVEKIAPGFSKPVYPDWETLFLSLNNTLKERTIVCIDEFPYLVKNSPELPSVLQKIIDNRDHGNFHLILCGSSQQMMYSMVLEKTSPLYGRCDEIIKLKPMAIRYLQEYLSVSSVDAVREFGVWGGVPRYWEVRKQHENLAQAVKNSILDQNGLLSEEPERLFSDELRTAVQAYSILSLIGAGVHRPSEIAARLGKPATQLSRVLGFLVNQGYIKRETPYGEPPKSSKKSLYKMDDPFMNFYFTFLVPNKSRLEFNMVEQVWEEIENKYDRYISSIWEDLCGKAIPFIEIEGKRFNPASRWWGGGLNKKKMEIDLIASSTDQTALLIGEVKWSDKNQTIEVLESLKWKESNIPFAKPEKIIKVLFQKTPASHPDITVLTPDDIVSLADLP, from the coding sequence ATGTTTCTGAACAGACAAAAAGAAATTGAGCGGATTCAGCAATCTTTGCAACGGAAAAAACCGCAGTTTATCGTAATCTACGGGAGGCGCAGATGTGGTAAATCAACTTTACTCCAACAGATATTACCCCATGAAACGATCTACTTTTCGGCTGATCTGAGAGAAGCACCTTTGCAAATTTCAGCTTTTGCCAGGCAGGTTGAAAAGATAGCCCCGGGTTTCTCCAAACCGGTTTACCCCGATTGGGAAACTCTTTTTCTCAGCCTGAACAATACGCTAAAAGAAAGAACGATTGTTTGTATCGATGAATTCCCCTATTTGGTAAAAAACAGCCCCGAATTGCCGTCTGTACTGCAAAAAATCATTGACAACCGGGATCACGGCAACTTTCACCTGATACTTTGCGGTTCTTCCCAGCAAATGATGTACAGCATGGTGCTTGAGAAAACTTCTCCGCTTTATGGCCGTTGCGATGAAATTATTAAGTTAAAACCTATGGCTATCAGATATCTGCAGGAATACCTTTCAGTTTCCTCAGTGGATGCAGTCCGGGAATTTGGAGTTTGGGGCGGAGTTCCCCGATATTGGGAGGTTAGAAAACAGCATGAAAATTTAGCCCAGGCAGTTAAAAATAGTATCCTGGATCAGAATGGTTTGCTTAGCGAAGAGCCGGAGAGGCTTTTTTCGGATGAATTGCGTACCGCTGTTCAAGCCTACTCAATACTCAGCCTGATCGGCGCCGGTGTTCATCGTCCTTCTGAAATCGCAGCCAGGTTGGGTAAACCCGCCACTCAATTATCACGAGTGCTTGGATTTCTTGTTAATCAGGGATATATAAAGCGTGAAACACCTTACGGAGAACCTCCAAAGTCGTCAAAAAAAAGCCTTTATAAAATGGATGATCCGTTTATGAATTTCTATTTCACTTTCCTGGTCCCAAACAAAAGCAGGCTTGAATTTAATATGGTTGAACAGGTTTGGGAAGAAATAGAAAATAAGTATGACCGGTATATCTCGTCAATCTGGGAGGATTTATGCGGAAAAGCAATTCCTTTCATCGAAATTGAAGGTAAAAGGTTCAACCCTGCCTCCCGGTGGTGGGGTGGCGGCTTAAACAAAAAAAAAATGGAAATTGACCTCATTGCCTCATCAACTGACCAGACAGCCTTATTAATCGGAGAAGTAAAGTGGTCGGATAAAAATCAAACAATTGAAGTTTTAGAATCGTTGAAATGGAAGGAAAGCAATATCCCATTCGCAAAACCTGAAAAAATCATCAAAGTTTTATTTCAGAAAACACCCGCATCACATCCGGATATTACAGTATTGACGCCGGATGACATCGTAAGTCTGGCAGATTTACCCTGA